In Dyella terrae, one DNA window encodes the following:
- the cysT gene encoding sulfate ABC transporter permease subunit CysT encodes MNRRHTLPGFGLSLGVTISWLSLIVLLPLAALAFRVAEQPWDAWWGLLRQRRVLLALQLSFGGAVLAAFIDVVLGMLLAWVLVRYRFPWRRLCDALIDLPFALPTAVAGIALTALYVPDGWLGRWLAVLGVQVAYTRLGVLMAMVFVGLPFAVRTLQPVLESLEADVEEAAWTLGASRWQRFHRVVLPVLTPALLTGFAMALARAVGEYGSVIFISGNLPMRTEIVPLLIVQKIDGGGDIAPAAMLGACMLLLSLLALLSVHGLQRWSGRWREVR; translated from the coding sequence TTGAATCGACGCCACACGCTGCCGGGTTTCGGGTTGAGTCTGGGCGTGACGATCTCCTGGCTCAGCCTGATCGTCCTGCTACCACTGGCGGCATTGGCATTTCGTGTCGCCGAGCAGCCCTGGGATGCCTGGTGGGGCCTGTTGCGTCAGCGTCGCGTGCTGCTTGCGCTGCAACTGAGTTTTGGTGGCGCGGTGCTGGCGGCGTTCATTGATGTCGTGCTCGGCATGCTGCTGGCGTGGGTGCTCGTGCGCTATCGATTTCCGTGGCGCCGGCTTTGCGATGCGCTGATCGATTTGCCGTTCGCCTTGCCGACGGCCGTCGCTGGCATTGCGCTGACCGCCTTGTACGTGCCCGACGGATGGCTTGGCCGGTGGCTGGCCGTGCTGGGCGTGCAGGTGGCCTATACGCGGCTTGGCGTCTTGATGGCCATGGTCTTTGTCGGTTTGCCCTTTGCGGTGCGCACGCTCCAGCCAGTGCTTGAGTCGCTTGAAGCCGACGTCGAGGAAGCGGCGTGGACACTCGGTGCCTCGCGCTGGCAACGTTTCCATCGCGTGGTTCTCCCTGTACTGACGCCGGCGCTCCTGACTGGATTTGCGATGGCGTTGGCGCGCGCTGTCGGTGAATACGGTTCGGTGATCTTCATTTCGGGAAACCTTCCCATGCGCACCGAAATCGTTCCGCTGCTGATCGTGCAGAAAATCGACGGCGGCGGGGATATCGCGCCGGCGGCGATGCTCGGAGCGTGCATGCTGCTCCTGTCCTTGCTGGCACTCCTGTCGGTACATGGCTTGCAACGCTGGAGCGGTCGATGGCGGGAGGTGCGTTGA
- a CDS encoding sulfate ABC transporter substrate-binding protein, giving the protein MLLLVAGAAAHAQDARLLNVSFDPTRELYKEVDAAFSAKWKRDTGQDLKVTSSHAGSGKQSRAVQDGLEADVVTLALAWDIDVLADHGLLPKSWQSRLPQQSTPYTSTVVFLVRKGNPKHIHDWPDLVKDDVQVITPNPKTSGGARWNFLAAWGWAQRQPGGTPASARAFVTRLYRHVPVLDAGARGATQTFAQRGIGDVLIAWESEALQTRQELGADKFEIVAPSLSILAEPPVAVVDRNVDKHGSRKPAEAYLRFLYSGEGQELAAKYFYRPRDPAVVARHAGQFVNVHTFTLAETFGDWRATQATYFADGGIFDQISEAPR; this is encoded by the coding sequence ATGTTGCTGTTGGTTGCGGGAGCCGCTGCCCACGCGCAGGACGCCAGGCTGCTCAACGTCTCGTTCGATCCGACCCGTGAGTTGTACAAAGAGGTCGATGCGGCCTTTTCCGCAAAGTGGAAGCGGGATACGGGCCAGGATCTCAAGGTCACCAGTTCACACGCAGGTTCGGGCAAGCAATCCCGCGCCGTCCAGGATGGACTTGAAGCGGACGTGGTGACGCTCGCGCTTGCCTGGGATATCGACGTGCTCGCTGACCATGGCCTGCTCCCGAAGTCATGGCAGTCACGGCTGCCGCAGCAGAGCACGCCGTACACGTCGACGGTCGTGTTCCTGGTGCGCAAGGGCAATCCGAAGCACATCCATGACTGGCCGGACCTGGTCAAGGACGACGTGCAGGTGATTACGCCCAACCCGAAAACCTCCGGCGGCGCTCGCTGGAATTTCCTCGCAGCCTGGGGTTGGGCGCAGCGTCAGCCGGGCGGGACCCCCGCTTCCGCGCGGGCGTTCGTCACCCGGCTGTATCGCCACGTACCCGTGCTCGATGCCGGTGCGCGCGGTGCGACCCAGACCTTCGCGCAGCGGGGCATCGGCGACGTTCTCATTGCGTGGGAAAGCGAGGCGCTGCAAACGCGGCAGGAACTGGGCGCCGATAAGTTCGAGATCGTTGCGCCGTCGCTTAGCATCCTGGCCGAACCACCCGTCGCGGTGGTCGACAGGAACGTCGACAAGCATGGTTCGCGCAAGCCGGCCGAGGCGTATCTGCGGTTCCTGTATTCAGGAGAAGGCCAGGAGCTGGCGGCGAAGTATTTCTATCGACCGCGTGATCCGGCGGTGGTCGCCCGACATGCTGGCCAGTTCGTCAACGTGCACACATTCACGCTGGCGGAGACGTTCGGCGACTGGCGCGCCACCCAGGCGACCTACTTCGCCGATGGGGGCATCTTCGACCAGATCAGCGAGGCGCCACGTTGA
- a CDS encoding response regulator, with protein MKKATVLLAEDHPTVAEQLRQLLQESFEVVAVVAHGEALVKAAGRLLPDVVVTDISMPGMDGLQAAKELRSRRPSQGIVFITVHDDAALARKALGIGLGYVLKGEAGEQLIDAVNAALRGEPYVSSSLGIDLYDIHRDAM; from the coding sequence ATGAAGAAAGCGACGGTCTTGTTGGCCGAAGATCATCCAACGGTGGCCGAGCAACTCCGACAGTTGCTTCAGGAATCGTTCGAGGTGGTTGCGGTCGTGGCACATGGAGAGGCCCTGGTGAAAGCGGCAGGGCGGCTCCTGCCCGACGTCGTGGTCACCGATATCAGCATGCCCGGGATGGATGGCCTGCAGGCGGCCAAGGAGCTGCGGTCGCGTCGCCCCTCGCAGGGCATCGTGTTCATTACGGTGCATGATGACGCGGCCCTTGCGCGCAAGGCGCTGGGGATTGGCCTTGGATATGTGCTCAAAGGCGAGGCGGGCGAGCAGCTGATCGATGCCGTGAACGCCGCGTTGCGCGGCGAGCCCTACGTTTCTTCAAGCCTTGGCATCGATCTTTACGACATCCATCGCGACGCGATGTAA
- a CDS encoding response regulator yields the protein MAEGIEHILAEDYELLAVVSDGYALIDTVRRLEPDVVIADINMPGCSGLDALKQLRSENNRTPFILLTMHAEPALASSAMRSGASGYVLKMSAGEDLIDAIQQVLAGSTYVTPSLGARFLCSNARDIQNLTTKQCAVLRLVGKGLRSKQIAAELGLSVRTVEAHKYTMMQMFGVHSTLEMVRKAEELGVLHC from the coding sequence GTGGCCGAGGGTATCGAGCACATCCTGGCGGAAGATTACGAACTGCTTGCCGTCGTTTCTGATGGCTATGCGCTGATCGATACGGTGCGCCGACTGGAACCGGATGTGGTGATCGCCGACATCAACATGCCCGGCTGCAGCGGGCTGGATGCGCTCAAGCAGTTGCGAAGCGAGAACAACCGGACGCCTTTCATTTTGCTGACGATGCACGCGGAGCCAGCGCTCGCGTCCAGTGCCATGCGCAGCGGCGCCAGCGGCTACGTCCTCAAGATGTCGGCGGGTGAAGACCTGATCGACGCCATCCAGCAGGTCCTGGCCGGTTCGACTTACGTCACGCCTTCGTTGGGTGCCCGCTTCCTGTGCAGCAATGCGCGCGACATCCAGAATCTCACCACGAAGCAGTGCGCGGTGCTGCGCCTGGTTGGCAAAGGCCTGCGGTCGAAACAGATTGCAGCCGAGCTTGGCCTTTCGGTGCGCACGGTGGAGGCGCACAAGTACACGATGATGCAGATGTTCGGCGTGCACTCCACGCTGGAAATGGTGCGAAAAGCCGAGGAGCTTGGCGTTCTACACTGCTGA
- a CDS encoding sensor histidine kinase, translating into MRIATTDVPGISSSVVWGIAMFVGGVFAQIASALLWSYPSGSPVLWIPGGLLFAALLTAHARCWPACLLGFLLGLVAFGVLTGSGPAGMLMLGLPVVVLVPATVWFLLRIPSHDDPIDRWPCLFGFMAFGMVALPLLSAAVVGWLNDWFDLQDPRLQDWQNVALSHALGYTLFVPAWASIVLRGELLQKSRRGGAFDVVFFGLALAFTWYIWKWFGELAALQPVLLLMPAPLIVWSAMRYHLAGVCVVVLAIAMMAIYISETGQGPFYAGSVGVTTRVVQVWTMLVAALSLLLGQAMEQLSSIRMALNDTHVEIRKLAGQLVATQEQERARIARELHDDVNQRLASASILLSMLKRKPPEAAREGMTRLQGQLYELSDAIRQLSHDLHPSMLKQTGLADALRRLCSTERYHNGPAIDVDVRGDTENLPEDVSLGLYRAAQEGLSNAIRHAFAQQIVITLEVDSYFASLTVEDDGRGFDANYDNRGASKGLGLVSIDDRARLLNGKFVIYTGVGKGARLCIQIPLRQHYQQERRLHA; encoded by the coding sequence ATGCGCATCGCGACAACGGATGTGCCTGGTATTTCGTCGTCTGTCGTGTGGGGCATCGCGATGTTCGTTGGCGGTGTCTTCGCGCAGATTGCGTCGGCATTGCTTTGGAGTTATCCAAGCGGCTCGCCGGTTCTGTGGATTCCCGGCGGGTTGCTGTTCGCCGCTTTGCTCACGGCACACGCGCGCTGCTGGCCCGCGTGCTTGCTCGGCTTTCTCCTGGGCCTGGTCGCCTTCGGCGTCCTCACGGGATCCGGCCCGGCTGGCATGCTCATGCTGGGTCTGCCGGTGGTCGTGCTGGTCCCGGCCACGGTGTGGTTCCTCCTGCGCATCCCTTCGCACGACGATCCTATCGATCGTTGGCCGTGCCTCTTCGGATTCATGGCCTTCGGCATGGTCGCCTTGCCGTTGCTGAGCGCGGCGGTGGTGGGCTGGCTCAATGACTGGTTCGATCTGCAGGATCCGCGTCTGCAAGACTGGCAGAACGTCGCGCTCAGCCATGCATTGGGATACACGTTGTTCGTGCCGGCATGGGCGAGCATCGTCCTTCGCGGCGAGTTGCTGCAGAAATCACGTCGCGGTGGCGCGTTCGACGTGGTCTTCTTCGGGCTGGCGTTGGCGTTCACCTGGTACATCTGGAAATGGTTTGGCGAACTGGCTGCGCTGCAGCCGGTGCTGTTGCTCATGCCCGCGCCGCTCATCGTCTGGTCGGCCATGCGCTATCACCTTGCGGGCGTGTGCGTGGTTGTGCTGGCCATCGCGATGATGGCGATTTACATAAGCGAAACCGGGCAGGGGCCGTTCTATGCCGGCTCGGTGGGTGTCACGACACGCGTGGTGCAGGTCTGGACGATGCTGGTCGCTGCCTTGTCGCTTTTGCTCGGTCAGGCGATGGAGCAATTGTCGAGCATTCGCATGGCGCTGAACGACACCCACGTCGAGATACGCAAGCTGGCGGGTCAGCTCGTGGCGACGCAGGAGCAGGAGCGGGCGCGCATCGCGCGTGAGCTCCACGATGACGTCAATCAACGGTTGGCATCGGCATCGATTCTCCTGAGCATGCTCAAACGCAAGCCGCCGGAAGCGGCGCGCGAAGGCATGACACGGTTGCAGGGGCAGCTCTATGAGCTGTCGGATGCGATCCGCCAGCTCTCGCACGATCTTCATCCGAGCATGCTCAAGCAGACGGGCCTTGCCGATGCATTGCGCCGTCTTTGCTCGACCGAGCGCTATCACAATGGGCCTGCCATTGATGTCGACGTTCGCGGGGATACGGAAAACCTTCCCGAGGACGTGTCGCTGGGATTGTATCGGGCAGCGCAGGAAGGATTGTCGAATGCTATCCGGCATGCATTCGCGCAGCAGATTGTCATCACTCTTGAAGTAGATAGCTATTTCGCAAGCCTGACCGTCGAGGATGACGGTCGTGGTTTCGATGCCAATTACGACAACCGAGGCGCCTCAAAGGGATTGGGCCTGGTCAGCATCGATGACCGCGCAAGGTTGTTGAACGGCAAGTTCGTCATCTATACGGGCGTGGGCAAGGGAGCACGGTTATGCATACAGATTCCGCTGCGGCAACACTACCAGCAGGAAAGGCGGCTCCACGCGTAG
- a CDS encoding patatin-like phospholipase family protein, giving the protein MRWLLAAAVLLCPAWLAAEQAPVQPPSPAPMPSPCIGLVLGGGGARGAAHIGVLQVLEREHIPICRITGTSMGSIVGGLYAAGYNSTELESVIGTLDWKDLFSDDPARAIMPMRRKDADYRYLLNFEVGYKDGHIVTPTGLIQGQKLILLLRRLLLSTWDVHDFDKLNIPFRAVATDIVVGKPVVFSQGDLPVAIRSSMSVPGAFAPTVVDDTLLVDGGLMDNVPIDVIRTMGAQRLIVVDVGSPLDKREALNNPVAILNQMVSALMIEKTERQIATLTPNDVLIRPALGDITAAEFNRSAEAIAIGRAAAEAALPQLRAMAVSPEVWARYAANHRQRNFDPQLIAFLNVDINHTKTGEFVARTMSKEIGKPFDPKVTEQQIGNVYGRGSYQQIDYRLQQRDGDRGLLIIPNDKPWGGIYGKLGFQLDDDFDGRSEYLLSGEVTATNLNRYGAEWRNTVWMGRITGLRTEFYQPFGKFAETYIQPFAFGRKENVPAYDLEGDQELAEYRVSRRIVGIETGWSPTSYWRISATVQRGRDSGYLRIGNPTDFPDQTQQFASIGARINWDTLDSAQFPTRGVRFDLSYDSYRTFLGGDLKGDVARFNADWVPDWGLSNGRYHLLLGLRLSSALDDTRALETEQFLGGFLNLSGYPERALHGDQAALLRTIVYRRTGKLDAIFSTPIYIGASLEAGNAWRVKSDVNLNSLIFAGSIFAGLQSPLGPVFLGYGYAKGGHSSIYLTFGSMLRPSL; this is encoded by the coding sequence ATGCGTTGGTTACTGGCAGCCGCAGTACTGCTGTGCCCGGCATGGTTGGCCGCCGAACAGGCGCCGGTCCAGCCACCCTCGCCTGCACCCATGCCCTCACCGTGCATCGGCCTTGTCCTGGGCGGCGGCGGCGCGCGCGGTGCAGCCCACATCGGCGTCCTGCAGGTGCTTGAGCGCGAACACATCCCCATCTGCCGCATCACCGGCACCAGCATGGGATCGATCGTGGGAGGTCTCTACGCGGCTGGATACAACTCCACCGAGCTTGAGTCGGTGATCGGCACGCTCGACTGGAAGGATCTCTTTTCCGATGATCCGGCGCGCGCCATCATGCCCATGCGCCGAAAGGACGCTGACTATCGCTACCTGCTCAATTTCGAGGTGGGCTACAAAGATGGACACATCGTCACGCCAACCGGCCTCATCCAGGGACAGAAGCTGATCCTGCTCCTGCGTCGGCTCTTGCTGTCGACATGGGATGTGCACGATTTCGATAAGTTGAATATCCCCTTCCGCGCCGTCGCCACCGATATCGTAGTTGGCAAACCGGTGGTTTTTTCGCAAGGTGACCTGCCCGTCGCGATTCGTTCCAGCATGTCGGTACCCGGCGCATTCGCGCCTACCGTGGTCGATGACACGCTACTGGTCGATGGCGGCCTGATGGACAACGTACCCATCGACGTGATCCGCACCATGGGTGCGCAACGACTGATTGTCGTTGACGTCGGCTCGCCGCTGGACAAGCGAGAAGCCCTGAACAACCCCGTTGCCATCCTCAATCAGATGGTCAGCGCGTTGATGATCGAAAAGACTGAGCGTCAGATCGCGACCCTCACGCCCAATGACGTACTGATCCGCCCGGCGCTTGGCGACATCACGGCCGCGGAATTCAATCGCAGCGCCGAAGCCATTGCCATCGGACGCGCCGCGGCCGAAGCGGCGCTGCCCCAACTTCGCGCCATGGCTGTTTCACCCGAGGTGTGGGCGCGCTACGCCGCGAATCATCGGCAACGCAACTTCGATCCACAGCTCATTGCATTTCTGAACGTCGACATCAACCACACCAAAACAGGCGAGTTCGTTGCCCGAACCATGAGCAAGGAAATCGGCAAGCCATTCGACCCCAAGGTCACCGAGCAGCAGATCGGCAATGTCTACGGGCGTGGCAGTTACCAGCAGATCGACTACCGCCTGCAACAGCGCGATGGCGACCGCGGCCTGCTGATCATCCCCAATGACAAGCCATGGGGCGGCATTTACGGCAAGCTGGGATTCCAGCTCGACGACGATTTCGACGGGCGCAGCGAATACCTGCTTTCCGGCGAAGTGACAGCCACCAATCTCAATCGCTACGGCGCGGAGTGGCGCAACACGGTGTGGATGGGACGCATCACCGGACTGCGCACCGAGTTCTATCAACCGTTCGGCAAATTCGCCGAGACCTACATCCAGCCGTTTGCCTTCGGCCGCAAGGAGAACGTGCCGGCGTACGACCTGGAAGGCGACCAGGAACTGGCCGAATACCGCGTCAGCCGGCGCATCGTCGGCATCGAAACCGGTTGGTCGCCCACAAGCTACTGGCGCATTTCGGCTACCGTGCAACGCGGCCGCGATTCCGGCTACCTGCGCATTGGCAACCCGACGGATTTCCCGGACCAGACCCAGCAGTTCGCGTCCATTGGCGCAAGGATCAACTGGGATACGCTCGACAGCGCTCAGTTCCCGACGCGTGGCGTTCGCTTCGATCTCAGCTATGACAGCTACCGCACGTTCCTCGGCGGCGATCTGAAAGGTGACGTGGCACGCTTCAACGCCGACTGGGTGCCGGACTGGGGGCTGAGCAACGGACGCTATCACCTCTTGCTCGGCCTTCGGCTTTCCAGTGCGCTGGATGACACGCGCGCGCTCGAGACGGAGCAATTCCTCGGCGGCTTCCTGAATCTGTCGGGTTATCCGGAACGCGCACTACACGGTGACCAGGCGGCGTTGTTGCGTACGATCGTCTATCGCCGGACAGGCAAGCTCGACGCGATCTTCTCGACGCCCATCTACATCGGCGCAAGCCTGGAGGCCGGCAATGCCTGGCGCGTGAAGAGCGACGTCAATCTCAATTCGCTGATCTTCGCCGGCAGCATCTTCGCCGGCCTGCAGTCGCCGCTGGGCCCGGTCTTCCTGGGCTATGGCTACGCCAAGGGTGGGCACTCTTCGATCTATCTGACATTCGGATCGATGTTGCGACCGTCGCTGTGA
- a CDS encoding DUF4136 domain-containing protein → MNLSRLAVLAVTTLVVTACASVSVTNEWRDPGWSGPPASNVLVVGVARGDTTRRIFEDTFVQQLHSAGYQAAASYASIPPGSDGSAKLGELVKHTGAEIILVTRLQRVEQRVNVTPSGPGYGGFYGWYGGAWASTPSVTQYEVVTLETSIWDARSEKLVWTVTTQGLGTNDIPKATQQLAATLIPKLKADGVLR, encoded by the coding sequence ATGAACCTGTCGCGATTGGCCGTTCTTGCCGTCACTACGCTGGTCGTCACGGCGTGTGCGTCGGTCAGTGTCACCAATGAATGGCGTGATCCGGGCTGGAGCGGACCGCCGGCATCCAACGTGCTTGTCGTCGGCGTGGCACGAGGCGACACGACCCGTCGCATCTTCGAAGACACCTTCGTGCAGCAGCTGCACTCGGCCGGATACCAGGCCGCAGCGAGCTACGCATCGATCCCGCCGGGTAGTGACGGTAGTGCCAAGCTCGGCGAACTGGTCAAGCACACCGGCGCGGAAATCATCCTGGTGACGCGACTGCAGCGCGTTGAACAGCGCGTCAACGTCACACCGTCCGGCCCCGGTTACGGCGGCTTCTACGGCTGGTACGGCGGCGCCTGGGCATCAACGCCGAGCGTCACGCAGTACGAAGTGGTGACGTTGGAAACCAGCATCTGGGACGCGCGTTCGGAGAAGCTGGTCTGGACCGTGACGACGCAAGGCCTGGGGACCAACGACATTCCCAAGGCCACGCAGCAACTCGCCGCGACTCTGATCCCCAAGCTCAAGGCTGACGGGGTCCTGCGCTGA
- a CDS encoding glycine zipper domain-containing protein, producing the protein MKAWSMLLGTALVALGSLSANAQQPPAYPAQGQSAEKQASDTQACRGWAQSNTGIDPNVASQPAPQQTGTTVGGGQRARGAVRGAAAGAVVGGVANDDAGHGAAVGAAAGVVAGGSRARQERRAANANAEAQQSSAMNTFNQAYASCMRGKGYTL; encoded by the coding sequence ATGAAAGCATGGTCGATGCTGCTGGGCACCGCGCTGGTCGCCCTTGGCAGCCTGTCCGCAAACGCCCAGCAACCTCCGGCGTATCCGGCCCAGGGCCAGAGCGCCGAGAAGCAGGCCTCCGACACGCAGGCCTGTCGAGGCTGGGCGCAGAGCAATACCGGTATTGACCCCAACGTCGCGTCGCAGCCCGCGCCGCAGCAGACGGGCACGACCGTCGGCGGTGGGCAGCGTGCGCGCGGGGCCGTGCGTGGCGCGGCGGCGGGTGCCGTGGTCGGTGGCGTGGCCAACGACGATGCCGGCCATGGCGCTGCCGTGGGTGCGGCAGCGGGCGTGGTCGCGGGGGGCTCCAGGGCACGGCAGGAGCGCCGGGCGGCCAATGCCAATGCCGAAGCCCAGCAATCGTCAGCCATGAATACCTTCAACCAGGCGTACGCCAGCTGCATGCGCGGCAAGGGCTACACCCTCTGA
- a CDS encoding YybH family protein — protein MRFATLALLTGLVIAGFTAPAFANDDATDVAAIRKVMSDTEAAWNRGDIETFAAGYKDSPDTTFVGASVRKGFQPILASYRKNYANKDQMGKLTYSDIDVRVLPCADGKAQYAIVTGRFHLDRSAHGTAAKDDGIFSLVWEKTKDGWKMIHDHTS, from the coding sequence ATGCGATTTGCCACACTTGCCTTGCTCACCGGCCTCGTCATTGCCGGTTTCACCGCGCCGGCCTTTGCCAACGACGATGCCACGGACGTTGCGGCCATCCGCAAGGTCATGAGCGACACCGAAGCGGCATGGAACCGTGGCGACATCGAGACCTTTGCCGCCGGCTACAAGGACTCGCCCGACACCACCTTCGTCGGCGCCAGTGTGCGCAAGGGCTTCCAGCCGATCCTCGCCAGCTATCGCAAGAACTACGCGAACAAGGATCAGATGGGCAAGCTCACCTATTCGGATATCGACGTGCGCGTGCTTCCCTGTGCGGACGGCAAGGCGCAGTATGCGATCGTCACCGGTCGCTTCCATCTCGACCGCTCCGCGCACGGCACCGCCGCGAAGGACGATGGCATTTTCTCGCTGGTCTGGGAGAAGACGAAGGATGGCTGGAAGATGATCCACGATCACACCAGCTGA
- a CDS encoding BamA/TamA family outer membrane protein encodes MEGPFVVGTRFRLRYALLVALGMAFVHSTSVAAQDASPIAEKTTEPVSKSTDAVSSKPTTDDAPPKQTFWQLLKDPQDGSFDMSRWLLQHRGFLLVPIIITEPAVGNGLGASAVWFHRPRQSQESRDRGDVIPPDIYGFGVAATENGTKGGGGGGKFHFKDDAWRYSVGGGKASVNLNYYTQAGLLPSHKIGYNLDGVMLFQRVSRRLGFSKWYVSAQWIYIDLESKLNFESDNQYFKPKEFAKKSSGLGVAIEYDSRDNTLTPNKGMLTMIEGTFYGPGIGSDNTYQAYRAHTFGYIPFADNRWILGLRADYRSARGDVPFYQLPFIDLRGIPSARYQDTSVAMLEAEMRWNLTRRWALLAFGGVGRAWGRRVSFGDADNEATKGVGFRYLIARQLGMYMGVDWAWGPDDHAWYLQVGSAWR; translated from the coding sequence ATGGAAGGACCGTTTGTTGTCGGAACGCGTTTTCGTTTGCGGTATGCGCTGCTGGTCGCGTTGGGCATGGCGTTCGTCCATTCCACTTCGGTGGCTGCGCAGGACGCTTCGCCCATTGCCGAGAAAACGACGGAGCCGGTGTCGAAATCCACCGACGCCGTCAGCAGCAAACCCACCACGGACGATGCTCCGCCGAAACAGACGTTCTGGCAGCTGTTGAAGGATCCACAGGACGGATCCTTCGACATGTCACGCTGGCTGTTGCAGCACCGCGGATTCCTGCTGGTGCCGATCATCATCACCGAGCCCGCCGTCGGCAATGGCCTCGGCGCATCGGCCGTGTGGTTCCACCGGCCCAGGCAGTCGCAGGAGTCCAGGGATCGTGGTGACGTCATTCCGCCGGACATCTATGGCTTCGGCGTCGCCGCGACGGAAAACGGCACCAAGGGCGGCGGTGGCGGCGGCAAGTTCCATTTCAAGGACGATGCCTGGCGCTATTCGGTGGGGGGTGGCAAGGCGTCAGTCAACCTGAATTACTACACCCAGGCCGGTCTGCTGCCGTCGCACAAGATCGGCTACAACCTGGATGGCGTGATGCTGTTCCAGCGTGTGTCGAGGCGTCTTGGCTTCAGCAAGTGGTATGTGTCGGCGCAGTGGATCTACATCGACCTCGAGAGCAAACTCAACTTCGAGAGCGACAATCAGTACTTCAAACCGAAGGAGTTCGCCAAAAAGTCGTCGGGTCTGGGCGTTGCCATTGAATACGATTCGCGCGACAACACGCTGACGCCCAACAAGGGCATGCTGACCATGATCGAAGGCACCTTCTACGGGCCCGGCATTGGCAGCGACAACACCTACCAGGCCTATCGCGCACACACCTTCGGTTACATCCCCTTCGCGGACAACCGCTGGATCCTTGGTTTGCGCGCCGACTACCGGTCAGCCCGCGGTGACGTGCCGTTCTATCAGCTGCCCTTTATCGACCTGCGCGGCATTCCCAGTGCGCGGTATCAGGACACCTCCGTGGCGATGCTGGAAGCGGAGATGCGCTGGAACCTGACGCGTCGCTGGGCATTGCTGGCGTTCGGCGGCGTCGGTCGCGCGTGGGGACGCCGCGTCAGTTTCGGCGATGCCGACAACGAGGCGACCAAGGGCGTGGGCTTTCGTTATCTGATCGCAAGGCAATTGGGCATGTACATGGGCGTCGACTGGGCCTGGGGTCCGGACGATCACGCCTGGTATCTGCAAGTTGGCAGCGCGTGGCGTTGA
- a CDS encoding DUF2950 domain-containing protein → MMRSSITRSLLPTLVVAALAMAGSVLAQEAFPSADKAAEAFVQAIKSHDEKALSNLLGADWKTFIPTEGIDQEDLDTFLSRYNESHRIVGDDKASHLEVGKDTWSLPIPLVKKADGWHFDVKGGKDEILARRIGANELAVMQGMLAYYDAQREYATLATKFVGLPVYAEKLISSPGKHDGLYWPDKDGEPESPLGPEFASHKQGEGFNGYQFHVLTAQGASAPGGAYNYVVGGKMRNGFALVGYPSQYGRTGVMTFMVSHDGEIFEKDLGKDSAKIATAMTKFDPDSSWKEVTPDQ, encoded by the coding sequence ATGATGCGCTCATCGATCACCCGTTCCCTGCTGCCGACGCTGGTAGTTGCCGCGCTGGCGATGGCTGGCAGCGTCCTTGCGCAGGAAGCGTTCCCTTCGGCGGACAAAGCGGCCGAAGCCTTTGTCCAGGCCATCAAGTCGCATGACGAGAAGGCACTGTCGAATCTTCTTGGCGCCGACTGGAAAACGTTCATTCCCACGGAAGGCATCGACCAGGAAGACCTCGATACTTTCCTGTCGCGTTACAACGAATCGCACCGCATCGTCGGTGATGACAAGGCATCGCATCTGGAAGTCGGCAAGGACACCTGGAGCTTGCCCATCCCGCTGGTCAAGAAAGCCGACGGCTGGCATTTCGATGTCAAGGGCGGCAAGGACGAGATCCTGGCCCGCCGGATCGGCGCCAACGAACTGGCCGTCATGCAGGGCATGCTGGCGTACTACGACGCACAGCGCGAGTACGCGACGCTGGCGACAAAGTTCGTCGGTCTTCCGGTCTATGCAGAGAAACTGATCAGCTCGCCCGGCAAGCACGACGGACTGTATTGGCCAGACAAGGACGGCGAGCCGGAGAGCCCGCTTGGCCCCGAGTTCGCATCCCACAAGCAGGGCGAAGGATTCAACGGCTACCAGTTCCATGTGCTGACGGCGCAAGGTGCGTCCGCGCCTGGCGGCGCCTACAACTACGTCGTCGGCGGAAAGATGCGCAACGGCTTTGCACTGGTTGGCTACCCCTCGCAGTACGGGCGCACCGGCGTGATGACCTTCATGGTCAGTCACGACGGCGAGATCTTCGAGAAGGACCTTGGCAAGGACAGCGCCAAGATCGCGACGGCCATGACCAAGTTCGACCCGGACAGCAGTTGGAAAGAAGTCACGCCCGACCAATAA